A part of Actinomycetota bacterium genomic DNA contains:
- a CDS encoding peptide ligase PGM1-related protein encodes MDAEPRRGAVGARAPSELDEGVVIVLPSLSFPPEELRKIVGIQHYEERLLCLLLLLRNPRLKMLYITSLRVPEPIVDYYLSLLDDPAHAADRLYVMSLGDLSIRPLTEKVLDHPYAAKRIRELAGGAEQSYILPFNVTELEVRLAEETGVALYGAPLHLVHLGSKSGSRKVAKRAGVPVLAGAEDIYDLDVLEDEIQRLRAEQPGAGAAVIKLNDGFSGQGNAIVELESVTGRLVDSRTVFCAGEENWETFGPKIQLGGAVVELLLRDPGIASPSVQMRILPDGSDEVISTHDQLLGGPDDQVYLGCRFPAHLSYRSLIQDHARSVARVLAAEGVIGSFAMDFLVTPVGETYLSEINLRMGGTTHPFLMVRHATCGRYDEASGELVTDAGPRCYVATDNLKSPSYVGLDPVEVMRAVRAEGLAYDRAAQTGIFLHLLGALRSYGKLGATCVGESTDDADELYDALVDLLEELSALHGP; translated from the coding sequence GTGGATGCCGAGCCTCGTCGCGGAGCGGTCGGCGCGCGGGCGCCCTCCGAGCTGGACGAGGGAGTGGTCATAGTGCTCCCGTCGCTGTCGTTCCCGCCGGAGGAGCTCCGCAAGATCGTCGGCATCCAGCACTACGAGGAGCGGTTGTTGTGCCTCTTGCTGCTGCTACGCAACCCTCGTCTGAAGATGCTCTACATCACCTCCCTGCGGGTCCCGGAGCCGATCGTCGACTACTACCTGAGCTTGTTGGACGACCCCGCGCACGCAGCCGACCGCCTCTACGTCATGTCGCTGGGAGACCTGTCGATCCGTCCGCTGACGGAGAAGGTCCTCGACCACCCTTATGCCGCTAAGCGGATCCGCGAGCTAGCGGGCGGGGCCGAGCAGTCCTACATCTTGCCGTTCAACGTCACGGAGCTCGAGGTGAGGCTCGCGGAGGAGACGGGGGTTGCTCTTTATGGGGCTCCGCTGCACCTCGTTCATCTTGGCTCGAAGAGCGGTTCGCGCAAAGTCGCGAAGCGCGCCGGGGTGCCGGTGCTCGCCGGCGCCGAAGACATCTACGACCTGGACGTGCTGGAAGACGAGATCCAGCGGCTGCGCGCCGAGCAACCCGGAGCCGGCGCCGCCGTGATCAAGCTCAACGACGGGTTCTCGGGGCAGGGCAACGCGATCGTCGAGCTGGAGAGCGTCACCGGCCGCCTGGTCGATTCTCGGACGGTGTTCTGCGCCGGCGAGGAAAACTGGGAGACATTCGGGCCCAAGATCCAGTTGGGCGGCGCCGTCGTCGAGCTCTTGCTGCGCGATCCCGGCATCGCGTCGCCCAGCGTGCAGATGAGGATCCTGCCGGACGGCTCGGACGAGGTCATCTCGACGCACGACCAGTTGTTGGGGGGGCCGGACGATCAGGTCTACCTCGGCTGCCGGTTCCCAGCGCACCTTTCTTATAGGAGCTTGATCCAGGACCACGCCCGCAGCGTGGCACGTGTGCTTGCGGCCGAGGGCGTCATCGGCTCGTTCGCGATGGACTTCCTCGTCACCCCTGTCGGAGAGACCTACCTGAGCGAGATCAACCTGCGCATGGGCGGCACGACTCATCCGTTCCTCATGGTCAGGCACGCGACTTGCGGGCGTTACGACGAGGCTTCGGGAGAGCTGGTCACCGATGCAGGCCCGCGTTGCTACGTGGCGACCGACAACCTGAAGTCACCGAGCTACGTGGGCCTCGACCCCGTCGAGGTGATGCGCGCCGTACGGGCAGAGGGGCTCGCGTATGACCGCGCAGCGCAGACGGGGATCTTTCTCCACCTCCTCGGCGCGCTCCGGTCTTACGGGAAGCTAGGCGCCACCTGTGTAGGTGAGTCAACCGATGATGCTGATGAGCTATACGACGCCCTTGTGGACCTATTGGAAGAACTGTCCGCTTTACATGGCCCGTGA
- a CDS encoding Midasin, whose translation METRLLRSKGLRFLAGLLLAAYYVIGLSAGAFAAGDRDRDDDGMPNRWEVNHGLNPDRANAGGNPDHDGLRNLAEYRHDTEPKDEDSDDDGMDDGDEVKDADEDTDADDADTDDDGTEDGDEDEDEDGVDNEDEDDADETCTADDDDADEDGLDDEDENDSGSDGDLDDDGVEDEDDADSDNDGTEDGDEDSDADGVDDEDEDDDLDEDGVEDADDCDESDEDLEDEDDSEGSDD comes from the coding sequence GTGGAGACACGACTTCTGAGGTCGAAAGGCCTTCGCTTCCTGGCCGGACTTCTTCTGGCCGCCTACTACGTCATCGGGCTCTCCGCCGGTGCCTTCGCCGCGGGTGACCGCGACCGCGACGACGACGGCATGCCGAACCGCTGGGAGGTCAACCACGGCCTGAACCCGGACCGCGCCAACGCCGGCGGCAACCCGGATCACGACGGGCTGCGCAACCTCGCCGAGTACCGCCACGACACGGAGCCGAAGGATGAGGACTCCGACGACGACGGCATGGACGACGGTGACGAGGTGAAGGACGCCGACGAGGACACCGACGCCGATGACGCCGACACCGACGATGACGGCACCGAAGACGGCGACGAGGACGAGGACGAGGACGGCGTCGACAACGAGGACGAGGACGACGCGGACGAGACCTGCACCGCCGACGACGATGACGCCGACGAGGACGGGCTCGACGACGAGGACGAGAACGACAGCGGCTCCGACGGCGACCTCGATGACGACGGCGTCGAGGACGAAGACGACGCGGACTCCGACAACGACGGCACGGAAGATGGCGACGAAGACTCTGACGCCGATGGTGTCGACGACGAGGACGAGGACGACGATCTGGACGAAGACGGCGTCGAGGACGCCGACGACTGTGACGAGTCCGACGAGGACCTCGAGGACGAGGACGACTCCGAGGGCTCTGACGACTAG
- a CDS encoding sigma-70 family RNA polymerase sigma factor encodes MSLGTAFEPTLAAARVGAEWAWRDLYREFAPVVARYVKARRAAEPEDLVADVFVQVVRKLDRFSGGEDDLRGWIVTIAHHRFVDSLRSRSRRPVDPVADEILAQEGGHADLEEQALTKLRSDEVQQAMKRLSPDQQDVVFLRLIAGLSIAEVADALGKKPGAVKALQSRAVAALKRDLPQAVSS; translated from the coding sequence ATGAGCCTCGGCACCGCTTTCGAACCCACCCTCGCTGCCGCCCGCGTGGGCGCAGAGTGGGCGTGGCGCGACCTGTATCGCGAGTTCGCTCCGGTCGTCGCCCGCTACGTGAAGGCGCGACGAGCGGCAGAGCCCGAGGACCTCGTGGCAGACGTGTTCGTCCAGGTGGTTCGCAAGCTCGATCGGTTCAGCGGGGGCGAGGACGACCTCAGAGGATGGATCGTCACGATCGCCCACCACCGCTTCGTCGACTCGCTGCGCAGCAGGTCGCGGCGACCCGTCGACCCGGTGGCAGACGAGATCCTGGCGCAGGAAGGCGGACACGCGGACCTCGAAGAGCAGGCTTTGACGAAGCTTCGCTCGGACGAGGTGCAACAGGCCATGAAGCGGCTGTCTCCAGACCAGCAAGACGTGGTGTTCCTACGTCTCATCGCCGGCCTCAGCATCGCGGAGGTCGCCGACGCTCTAGGAAAGAAACCCGGAGCGGTAAAGGCCCTTCAGTCGCGCGCAGTGGCCGCCCTCAAACGAGATCTCCCACAGGCCGTTTCCTCATGA
- a CDS encoding GNAT family N-acetyltransferase, which produces MRAAGERVYVRLLEAEDAPDLLELRVRNRDFLRPWEPRRPGMRYTLEEQTSQLAFALESAAADRAYHFGIFVPAGELVGTITLSNVARRAWQNATIGYFVDEQHNGKGFATDAIRLVTRLAFTELGLHRVQAGVMPRNPASMRALEKAGYRREGLSLRYLHINDVWEDHVMFAITQEELDRR; this is translated from the coding sequence ATGAGAGCCGCCGGAGAGCGCGTCTACGTCCGCCTCTTGGAGGCGGAGGACGCTCCCGATCTACTCGAGCTCCGCGTGCGGAACCGCGACTTCCTCAGACCGTGGGAGCCGCGCCGTCCCGGGATGCGCTACACGCTGGAGGAGCAGACCTCTCAGCTTGCGTTCGCGCTGGAGAGCGCGGCGGCAGACAGGGCGTATCACTTCGGGATCTTCGTCCCCGCCGGTGAGCTCGTCGGAACGATCACTCTCTCAAACGTGGCTCGCAGGGCATGGCAGAACGCGACGATCGGGTACTTCGTCGACGAACAGCACAACGGCAAGGGTTTCGCGACTGACGCGATCCGGCTCGTAACCAGGCTCGCGTTCACAGAGTTGGGACTCCACAGGGTTCAGGCGGGCGTGATGCCGCGCAACCCCGCTTCGATGAGGGCTCTCGAGAAGGCCGGTTACCGGAGAGAGGGACTGTCGTTGCGGTACCTGCACATCAACGATGTCTGGGAGGACCACGTGATGTTCGCCATCACACAGGAAGAACTGGACCGGAGGTAG
- a CDS encoding M23 family metallopeptidase, producing the protein MRGPARLALAVVVLMGAFVALPRPASRFVAPDASAQVPTPTIPDLLSSPKPTSSPSEDPDPGGGGGGGGGGGEEDPNGGGGGNNTGGDEDPDGDGKGGDGKDGGDAKKGDRKAGGKRPGETLEEKRKRLRRKKRKQAELMLPPPRSIAGRIPGAFDTSKLVATAIRLRSLGMSQEDVVAKVYPPFIIAGNASWLDTWHAYRYGPAPGQIRLHEGQDVFCDLGDPILAPEAGTISMSNGGLGGLTARVHRPDGRYWYMTHLSALNRSFRNGDAVQVGDVVGYCGNSGNAATTPPHVHFGFYGPDGDDPKNPMKYLVQWLRAAETRVLGVVNKTDKKRQKQYESGAITAARRFGDGFVPDRSELTFAGESLWATGSSPASGAFGLAEAALQEALSTNGLELGILPTPVDLQLPQSEGRAVLDPSSALAQMLEEATHDHTEGSD; encoded by the coding sequence ATGAGGGGTCCGGCACGTTTGGCGCTGGCGGTGGTGGTCCTGATGGGCGCCTTCGTCGCACTGCCGCGTCCCGCTTCCCGCTTCGTTGCCCCCGATGCAAGCGCGCAGGTCCCGACGCCGACGATTCCCGACCTCCTCAGCTCGCCGAAGCCCACCTCCAGCCCCTCCGAAGACCCCGACCCCGGTGGCGGCGGTGGTGGTGGCGGCGGCGGCGGCGAGGAGGACCCCAACGGTGGCGGTGGTGGCAACAACACCGGCGGCGACGAGGATCCCGATGGGGACGGCAAGGGCGGCGACGGCAAAGACGGCGGTGACGCGAAGAAGGGTGACCGCAAGGCCGGAGGCAAGCGGCCGGGCGAGACGCTGGAAGAGAAGCGCAAGCGCCTCCGTCGGAAGAAGCGCAAGCAAGCTGAGCTCATGCTCCCGCCGCCACGCAGCATCGCGGGGCGGATCCCGGGAGCGTTCGACACATCGAAGCTCGTCGCCACCGCGATCCGGTTGCGTTCGCTCGGGATGTCGCAGGAAGACGTAGTCGCGAAGGTCTATCCGCCCTTCATCATCGCGGGCAACGCCTCGTGGCTCGACACCTGGCACGCCTACCGATACGGTCCGGCCCCCGGCCAGATCCGCCTGCACGAGGGCCAAGACGTCTTCTGCGACTTGGGAGATCCGATCTTGGCTCCCGAGGCGGGGACGATCAGCATGTCGAACGGCGGCCTCGGTGGACTGACCGCTCGGGTGCACAGGCCCGACGGCAGGTACTGGTACATGACGCACCTCTCCGCTTTGAACCGTAGCTTCCGCAACGGTGACGCCGTCCAGGTCGGCGACGTCGTCGGCTACTGCGGGAACTCCGGCAACGCCGCGACCACGCCGCCGCACGTCCACTTCGGCTTTTACGGGCCGGACGGCGACGACCCGAAGAACCCGATGAAGTACCTCGTGCAGTGGCTCCGCGCAGCCGAGACCCGTGTTCTTGGGGTCGTGAACAAGACCGACAAGAAGCGACAGAAGCAGTACGAGTCTGGTGCGATCACCGCGGCTCGTAGGTTCGGCGACGGCTTCGTTCCCGACCGATCCGAGCTGACGTTCGCGGGTGAATCGTTGTGGGCGACGGGTTCGTCTCCCGCGAGCGGTGCCTTCGGTCTGGCAGAGGCGGCGCTGCAAGAGGCGCTGTCCACGAACGGCCTCGAACTCGGCATCCTTCCGACGCCCGTCGACCTGCAGCTGCCGCAGTCCGAGGGGCGGGCCGTGCTGGACCCGAGCTCCGCGCTGGCGCAGATGCTGGAAGAGGCTACGCACGATCACACCGAGGGCAGCGACTAG
- a CDS encoding NDP-sugar synthase, with the protein MAHHPARWVADGGGYHRGMEVRAVLFAAGRGKRLRPLTDRLPKPALPVLDLPLCAWSLAALVGDGPGVVVNASHLGDRLASALSGLPFENWELLQEGPEAYGTAGTLRALRERVTEHVITWNGDIVTDLDPAELLDTHSRVGAAATIAITRVAEGADVVGDSRVTGFIDRRCLPSEPGGRFIGAGVFERRALELLPDHRPAGLGETLLRDLAEPGDLGVHDFTGYWLDVGTPERYLELSLDVLYGRAPALPIPPPGRIVEINGGRAYVGPDSVVAEGTLRAGAVVCAGAAVMEGATVENAVVWPGARVPAGTRVNGTIWTG; encoded by the coding sequence ATGGCACACCACCCGGCGCGCTGGGTTGCCGACGGGGGCGGGTATCACAGGGGGATGGAGGTCCGGGCGGTGTTATTCGCCGCGGGGCGCGGGAAGCGGCTTCGCCCTCTCACCGACAGGCTGCCCAAGCCCGCGCTGCCGGTGCTGGACCTACCTCTGTGCGCCTGGAGCCTGGCGGCTCTGGTAGGCGACGGGCCGGGGGTGGTCGTGAACGCGAGCCACCTGGGGGATCGTCTCGCCTCCGCGTTGAGCGGGCTCCCGTTCGAGAACTGGGAGTTGCTGCAGGAGGGACCTGAGGCATACGGGACTGCCGGGACGCTACGAGCGCTGCGGGAGCGCGTGACGGAACACGTGATCACCTGGAACGGAGACATCGTCACCGACCTCGACCCAGCGGAGCTGCTCGATACCCACAGTCGTGTAGGCGCGGCCGCCACGATCGCCATCACCCGGGTGGCGGAAGGAGCCGACGTGGTCGGCGACAGCCGCGTCACCGGTTTCATCGACCGGCGGTGCCTGCCCAGCGAGCCCGGGGGCCGGTTCATCGGCGCCGGGGTGTTCGAGCGTCGCGCTCTAGAGCTTCTGCCGGATCATCGACCTGCAGGGCTGGGCGAGACGTTGCTGCGAGATCTCGCGGAGCCCGGCGATCTCGGCGTCCACGACTTCACCGGCTACTGGCTGGACGTCGGGACGCCCGAGCGATACCTCGAGCTATCGCTGGACGTCCTCTACGGGCGCGCCCCCGCGCTGCCGATTCCACCTCCCGGCCGGATCGTCGAGATCAACGGCGGCCGCGCCTACGTCGGTCCAGACTCCGTCGTTGCGGAAGGCACGCTCCGCGCCGGCGCGGTGGTGTGCGCGGGCGCGGCGGTGATGGAAGGAGCGACCGTCGAGAACGCGGTGGTGTGGCCGGGCGCGCGCGTGCCCGCGGGCACGCGGGTGAACGGCACGATCTGGACCGGCTAG
- a CDS encoding NADH-quinone oxidoreductase subunit N yields the protein MIELAQAAGAVAAQVDWHAIAPELVLTTAACAVLVADLFLPDEVKWAAMPLAAAGILATLAAIVSLIGQGDRLTLAGAFEVDGFALLFKGVFCVLGLLILSISFHYFRAGRYYQGEYYFLLLCALLGGLVMSSARDLITIFIAIELISIPGFVMTGLRKGDAKSNEAALKFFLFGVLSSAVMLYGMSLAYGATGEILLDGIRANLGAADEPLIVLSVFFIVVGFAFKISAVPFHFWAPDTYEGSPSPVAAFLSTASKIGGFVGLLVLMFRAFPDVADTWRPIFAVLAILTMTVGNLIALRQQHIIRLLAYSGIAQSGYVLVALALIEPGAVESNRQAFQSAVIYLAIYGIMDAGAFAAAVAFARRGGSYFIDDYSGLWQRSPVLATLLAGFLISLAGTPPMAGFWAKVFVFVATIQAESYLLAVAMGINAVIAAWYYLAVVKRMFFETSEVQEPVEVPALMRVAMGAAAAALVAVFVYPRIVTELAEGSLF from the coding sequence ATGATCGAGCTGGCTCAGGCGGCGGGGGCTGTTGCCGCGCAGGTGGACTGGCACGCGATAGCGCCCGAGCTCGTCCTGACCACGGCGGCTTGCGCCGTTCTCGTGGCGGACCTGTTCTTGCCCGACGAGGTCAAGTGGGCTGCGATGCCGCTCGCGGCCGCGGGGATCCTTGCCACGCTCGCGGCGATCGTGTCTCTGATCGGCCAAGGAGACAGGCTGACGCTCGCGGGCGCCTTCGAGGTCGACGGATTCGCCCTGCTGTTCAAGGGCGTCTTCTGTGTCCTGGGCCTGTTGATCCTGTCGATCTCGTTCCACTACTTCCGCGCCGGGCGCTACTACCAGGGCGAGTACTACTTCTTGTTGTTGTGCGCGCTCCTCGGGGGCCTAGTGATGTCAAGCGCCCGCGACCTCATCACGATCTTCATCGCCATCGAGCTGATCTCCATCCCCGGTTTCGTCATGACGGGGCTGCGCAAGGGTGATGCGAAGTCGAACGAGGCCGCTTTGAAGTTCTTCCTGTTCGGGGTGCTGTCGTCGGCGGTGATGCTCTACGGGATGTCGCTCGCTTACGGCGCGACGGGAGAGATCCTCCTCGACGGGATCCGCGCGAACCTCGGTGCCGCAGACGAGCCGCTGATCGTCCTGAGCGTCTTCTTCATCGTCGTCGGCTTCGCGTTCAAGATCTCCGCGGTGCCGTTCCACTTCTGGGCGCCCGACACCTATGAGGGGTCCCCCTCCCCGGTGGCCGCGTTCCTTTCGACCGCGTCGAAGATCGGTGGCTTCGTAGGGTTGCTGGTCCTGATGTTCAGAGCGTTCCCGGACGTAGCCGACACGTGGCGGCCGATCTTCGCGGTGTTGGCGATCTTGACGATGACCGTCGGCAACCTCATCGCGCTTCGTCAGCAGCACATCATCAGGCTGCTGGCTTATTCCGGGATCGCGCAGTCCGGCTACGTCTTGGTGGCGCTCGCGCTGATCGAGCCCGGTGCGGTCGAGTCGAACCGGCAGGCGTTCCAATCCGCGGTCATCTACCTGGCCATCTACGGGATCATGGACGCTGGGGCGTTCGCGGCGGCGGTCGCTTTCGCGCGGCGCGGAGGCAGTTACTTCATCGATGACTACTCCGGGCTCTGGCAGCGGAGCCCGGTGCTGGCGACGCTGCTGGCCGGCTTCTTGATCTCGCTGGCAGGAACCCCTCCGATGGCTGGGTTCTGGGCGAAGGTCTTCGTATTCGTCGCCACGATCCAGGCGGAGTCGTACCTACTCGCGGTCGCGATGGGGATCAACGCGGTGATAGCGGCCTGGTACTACCTCGCGGTCGTGAAGCGGATGTTCTTCGAGACCTCGGAGGTTCAAGAGCCTGTCGAGGTGCCTGCGTTGATGCGAGTGGCGATGGGAGCGGCCGCCGCGGCCCTTGTGGCGGTGTTCGTCTACCCCCGCATCGTGACGGAGCTGGCGGAGGGTTCGCTCTTCTAG
- a CDS encoding NADH-quinone oxidoreductase subunit M, with amino-acid sequence MEWFDNGWGLSLATFLPALGAIVLLFVPPTQERLIKLIGSVFAGLALLVGIVLLFQFDFAHAGEIQLDANAEWIQQINARYHIGVDGMSLPLLVLSVLVSFLCTIYMWFHIPAPGKTKAFMALVLILETGMNGSFIALDLILFFIFFEIVLVPMYFLIGIWGGPRREYAAVKFFLYTLFGSIFMLLGFLAMYFQSEPRTFDMLALRDQAPFGSELFQNIAFLGLFLGFAIKVPMWPFHTWLPDAHTEAPTVGSVLLAAIMLKMGTYGFIRIALPLLPDAAVNYAPIIGVLSVIAIIYGALCCFAQTDLKRLIAFSSVGHMGFVMLGIATLTDEGINGAIFGMVAHGLITGMLFFLAGSMHERYHTREIAALGGMLQQIPRFGTVFAYAAIASLGLPGLAGFWGEMLALLGSYNPHPGLSEGLFRVLMVGGGIGTVLTAGYLLWTVQRVVQGRVPEKFAEAHGIHDIVRLEWLAWAPLLVLILAAGLYPKMLLDVTDGAVQALVGLLGGAADGAAAAGGGH; translated from the coding sequence ATGGAGTGGTTCGACAACGGTTGGGGGCTAAGCCTGGCGACGTTCCTGCCTGCGCTCGGCGCGATCGTCTTGCTCTTCGTTCCTCCCACGCAAGAGCGGCTGATCAAGCTGATCGGGTCGGTCTTCGCGGGGTTGGCGCTGTTGGTGGGGATCGTCTTGCTCTTCCAGTTCGACTTCGCGCACGCGGGCGAAATCCAGCTCGACGCGAACGCGGAATGGATCCAACAGATCAATGCGCGCTATCACATAGGCGTCGACGGTATGTCGTTGCCGCTGCTCGTGCTGTCGGTGCTCGTGTCGTTCCTCTGCACGATCTACATGTGGTTCCACATCCCGGCCCCCGGAAAAACGAAGGCGTTCATGGCGCTGGTGTTGATCCTGGAGACGGGGATGAACGGTTCCTTCATCGCGCTGGACCTGATCCTGTTCTTCATCTTCTTCGAGATCGTTCTCGTCCCGATGTACTTCTTGATCGGGATCTGGGGTGGTCCGCGCCGCGAGTACGCCGCCGTCAAGTTCTTCCTCTACACCCTCTTCGGATCGATCTTCATGCTCCTGGGCTTCCTGGCCATGTACTTCCAGAGCGAGCCGCGCACCTTCGACATGCTCGCCCTGCGCGACCAGGCCCCGTTCGGCTCGGAGTTGTTCCAGAACATCGCTTTCCTCGGGCTCTTCCTAGGTTTCGCGATCAAGGTTCCGATGTGGCCGTTCCACACGTGGTTGCCCGACGCGCATACCGAGGCGCCGACCGTCGGATCCGTCCTGCTGGCGGCCATCATGCTGAAGATGGGCACGTACGGCTTCATCCGGATCGCGCTACCGCTGCTGCCCGATGCGGCGGTGAACTACGCGCCCATCATCGGGGTCCTCTCGGTGATCGCGATCATCTACGGCGCGCTTTGTTGCTTCGCGCAGACCGACCTCAAACGACTGATCGCGTTCTCGTCTGTCGGTCACATGGGCTTCGTGATGCTGGGGATCGCCACGCTGACGGACGAGGGCATCAACGGCGCGATCTTCGGGATGGTCGCCCATGGGCTCATCACCGGGATGCTCTTCTTCCTCGCCGGTTCTATGCACGAGCGCTACCACACCCGCGAGATCGCGGCCCTCGGCGGGATGCTCCAGCAGATCCCGCGCTTCGGCACGGTGTTCGCGTACGCGGCCATCGCCTCTCTAGGTCTTCCGGGACTGGCGGGGTTCTGGGGCGAGATGCTGGCTTTGCTCGGTTCCTACAACCCGCACCCGGGCCTGAGCGAAGGTTTGTTCCGCGTCTTGATGGTCGGCGGAGGAATCGGGACCGTGCTCACCGCGGGTTACCTGCTGTGGACGGTGCAGCGGGTCGTGCAGGGGCGCGTTCCGGAGAAGTTCGCAGAGGCCCACGGTATCCACGACATCGTGAGGCTCGAGTGGCTGGCGTGGGCGCCCCTCCTCGTCCTCATCCTCGCGGCCGGCCTGTACCCGAAGATGCTCCTCGACGTGACGGACGGGGCCGTCCAAGCCCTGGTCGGTTTGCTCGGTGGCGCGGCGGACGGAGCCGCAGCCGCGGGCGGAGGCCACTAG
- the nuoL gene encoding NADH-quinone oxidoreductase subunit L yields MNQLLLFAQEHGGEAEPAEHAAVGALGNVVWLVPLLPILSFFVILFFGKRMKSKGHTVGIAAVGIGLAISLIGFVELAQGKGIVRKSWTWFEFAGADGFKIEFGMHYDFLTAVMFVVVTTISLLVHIYSTEYMHDDKRYTFFYAMLSLFTGSMLLMLIANNLMMLFVGWELVGVCSYFLISHYWEEKENSSAGIKAFITNRVGDMSFLFGIFAMFTLGHTFNIFELNHLAEEGEIHGTGLTIAALLMFGGAVSKSAQFPLYVWLPDAMAGPTPVSALIHAATMVVAGIYMVARMFLVFEHAGAALDVVAIIAAITMLLAAILALVQDDIKKVLAYSTISQLAYMMAALGVGAYTAAIFHLFTHAFFKALLFLGAGSLIHAVHSNNMSDMGGLRKFMPHTFRTFIIGSLALAGIFPLAGFFSKDEIIGGALRAASEGHRASAWIVLISGTITAFLTALYMTRACVKTFWGEYRGHGHPHEAGGAMVTPLWILAGAAVVVGFLGFPVIGPFPTWITVPGHEHHGFSTLYNVVLPILATILAAGAIFLGLLLFLRRRWDVDILGGPFAWAYRFVQNRYYLDDFYLNGIVRPVQYPIARGTYWTNQKILDGIVNGAASGTVAVAQPTYAVIDQQVVDFAVNATAGLTGASGGLLRYIQSGNIQRYAAVLFAAVAIFVALFALT; encoded by the coding sequence ATGAACCAACTCCTTCTGTTCGCGCAGGAGCACGGCGGCGAGGCGGAGCCGGCGGAGCACGCCGCGGTGGGCGCGCTCGGCAACGTCGTGTGGCTCGTGCCGCTGCTCCCGATCTTGTCCTTCTTCGTGATCCTCTTCTTCGGCAAGAGGATGAAGAGCAAGGGGCACACGGTCGGGATCGCCGCGGTCGGCATCGGGCTCGCGATCTCTCTCATCGGCTTCGTCGAGCTCGCGCAGGGCAAGGGCATCGTTCGGAAGTCCTGGACCTGGTTCGAGTTCGCCGGCGCCGACGGCTTCAAGATCGAGTTCGGGATGCACTACGACTTCCTGACGGCCGTCATGTTCGTGGTCGTCACGACGATCTCGTTGTTGGTGCACATCTACTCGACCGAGTACATGCACGACGACAAGCGCTACACGTTCTTCTACGCGATGTTGTCGCTGTTCACCGGCTCGATGCTCCTGATGCTGATCGCGAACAACCTGATGATGCTGTTCGTCGGGTGGGAGCTGGTCGGCGTCTGCTCGTACTTCCTGATCAGCCACTACTGGGAGGAGAAAGAGAACTCCTCCGCCGGCATCAAAGCCTTCATCACGAACCGGGTCGGAGACATGTCGTTCCTCTTCGGCATCTTCGCCATGTTCACGCTCGGGCACACGTTCAACATCTTCGAGCTCAACCATTTGGCCGAGGAGGGGGAGATCCACGGCACCGGGCTCACGATCGCGGCCCTCTTGATGTTCGGCGGCGCGGTCAGTAAGTCGGCGCAGTTCCCCCTCTATGTGTGGCTCCCGGATGCCATGGCGGGACCGACCCCTGTGTCAGCGCTTATCCATGCCGCAACCATGGTCGTCGCGGGGATCTACATGGTTGCGAGGATGTTCCTGGTCTTCGAGCACGCGGGGGCCGCCCTGGACGTCGTCGCGATCATCGCAGCGATCACGATGCTGCTGGCGGCGATCCTTGCGCTGGTGCAGGACGACATCAAGAAGGTGCTTGCCTACTCCACGATCTCGCAGCTCGCGTACATGATGGCGGCGCTGGGCGTCGGCGCGTACACCGCTGCGATCTTCCACCTCTTCACGCACGCCTTCTTCAAGGCTCTGTTGTTCCTAGGCGCAGGGTCGCTGATCCACGCGGTTCACAGCAACAACATGAGTGATATGGGCGGTCTCAGGAAGTTCATGCCGCACACCTTCAGGACGTTCATCATCGGCTCGCTGGCTTTGGCCGGGATCTTCCCGCTCGCGGGGTTCTTCTCGAAGGACGAGATCATCGGTGGCGCGCTGCGGGCCGCTAGCGAGGGACACCGCGCCTCCGCATGGATCGTGCTGATCTCCGGAACCATCACCGCCTTCCTCACCGCGCTGTACATGACGCGGGCGTGCGTCAAGACGTTCTGGGGCGAATACCGCGGACACGGCCATCCGCATGAGGCCGGAGGTGCGATGGTGACGCCGCTGTGGATCCTGGCGGGGGCCGCTGTCGTCGTGGGCTTCCTCGGCTTCCCCGTCATCGGCCCGTTCCCGACCTGGATCACCGTGCCGGGGCACGAGCACCACGGTTTCTCGACGCTGTACAACGTCGTGCTTCCAATCCTCGCGACCATCCTTGCGGCCGGTGCGATCTTCTTGGGCCTCCTGCTGTTCTTGCGCAGGCGCTGGGACGTCGACATCCTCGGCGGCCCGTTCGCCTGGGCGTACCGGTTCGTTCAGAACCGCTACTACCTGGACGACTTCTATCTGAACGGGATCGTCAGGCCCGTCCAGTACCCGATCGCGCGCGGCACCTACTGGACGAATCAGAAGATCCTGGACGGCATCGTCAACGGCGCCGCCAGCGGCACGGTCGCGGTGGCGCAGCCGACGTACGCCGTAATCGATCAGCAGGTGGTCGATTTCGCGGTGAACGCGACGGCCGGTTTGACGGGCGCGTCGGGAGGCCTGCTTCGCTACATCCAGTCCGGCAACATCCAGCGCTACGCCGCGGTCCTCTTTGCCGCCGTAGCCATATTCGTCGCGCTGTTCGCGCTCACGTAG